The genome window AAGTCGGATCGATCCGAGATCGCCGCCGCGACCTCGCGGATCGGTCGGTCTCGAGCTTCGACCGAGACGAGTTCGAGGAGGACCTGTTGTCGGGTTTTGGAGACGGCGAGTGCGCGATCTACGTGGACACTTTCGTTGGGGACGGCAGCCATCGCTTTCTGTACGTGCTCGGTGTCGATCCGGTCAGCCTCAGCTTCGGTCGCGACGAACCCTGCTGTGAACAACGCTGCCAGCCCGTCGTGAGCGTTCCCGTCGGCCCATACCGCGAGGTCGCGGACAAGCTCGTGGTCGAGGACGCCCGCCGCGAGCCCCGTCGACGCCCGGTCGGTGAGGACGTCGACCAGTTCGTGGTGGCGGTAGGCCGGTACCAGGACCGTCTCACCGGTCCAGCCTTCAGGCTCGCGTTGGCCGACCGCGACCGTCGAGACGTGTTCAGCGACCGGCTCGAGCAGTGTTCGTGCCCGATCGTACGCGAGCGTCTCGGGTTCGTCGTGGTGGTCGATCGCGACGACCGCCCGACGGTCAGGACGATCGAACCGTTCCCGGAGCCGATCGCGGAGTTCGCCGGTCCCGATGCCGCTTTCGGGGACTGGAGTCGATGAAAGGGCGGACAGCAGGGTGCGGTAGAACGCAAAGGCGCTCTCGACGCGACGGGCGTCGATGGCGACAAACGACGTACTAGGACTGGCGTCGCCTGCGCGAGTCGTCGTCTCGATCGGTCGGCTCGAGTCGCCCAGCCGGTCGTCGAGCGCGTCGAACAGCGCAGTCACGATCGCGGAGGTGCCGGATCCCGGCGGGCCAACGATAGCAACTGGATCGGGCAACTCGTCGTCGAACACCGGCTCTAACGCGTCGAGCAACTGCTCTAAGACCGGCCCTCGCCCGATCGGCTCCGGTCGGTGGACGACTGGGCTCAGGTGCGTCCAGTCGACGACGATCGACTGCTCCTGGTGAGCCGAGCGTCGCCTGTCGATGCGGTCCTGTAAGTTCATGCCGTCTCCGGTCGGTCTGAGAAGAGTGCCGCCTCGAGCACTTCGAGGGGGTGGCGAATCTCGTAGCCGGTGCCGTGTTCCATCTGCATCGAACAGGTTGGACACTCGGTGAGGCCCGTTTCGGCGTCGGCGGTGTCCATGTGATCGAACATCTCTTCGCCGATCTTCATCGACGTCTCGTAGTTTTCTGCTTTCCAGCCGTAGGTGCCGGAGATACCCGAACAGGAGTCACCGACGTCGTGGGCGTCGACACCGTCGATCACGTCCAGTAGCTCGACCGTCTGGCCATCGAGACCCTGGTTCCGGGCGTGACACGGCGCGTGGTAGGCGAAGTCGTCGAAACCCTCGACCGACGCCCCTTCGAGTTCGCCCTCGAGGTCCTCGTGGACCCGAAGGTACTCGAGGGCGTCCCAGGTGTTCGCGGCCACGTCCTCGGTGTCCTCGAAGTCGAACAGTTCGGGGTACTCCTGGCGAATCGACATCGAACAGGAACTACAGGAGGCGATGACGTCGGCCCCGTCCTCGAGTGCCGCCGCGAGTTCGCGAACGTTCGTCTCTGCGGCCCGTCGGGCGTCCTCGAGCATTCCGTTGGCGAACATCGGCGTTCCCGAACACGACTGTGGGGGGACCAGCACCTCGTAGCCGAAGTGCTCGTAGACGCGGACGAGCGCCTTTGCGACCTCGGGCGTATTGTAGTTCGAGTAGCAGCCGTGGAAGTACGCGATCTTCTGATCCTCGTTTTGGACCTTCGCCCCACCTCGCTTTCTCCACCAGTCTCGAAACGTCTCCGTCGCGAACGCGGGAAACTCACGCTCGCTCGTAATACCGAGCGTCTTCTCACCGAGCCACCGCGTGATCGACAGCCCCATCACGAAGTTCGCGGTGCGCGGGAACGTCGCCGCAAGCGGCGCGAGCCGTCGGTAGTTCGCGAGGATACGGTTGCGGACGTATTCGCGGGAGAACTTGCTCATGTGGTTCTCGACGTACTCGCCGCGAGCCGTGTTGTGCATCTGCGATAGCGGCACCGACGAGGGACAGGCGCTATCACAGCGCATACAGTTCGAACACTTCATCACCGACTCGTCGATGTCGTGGTCGTCCTGGCGCTTGAGCCGCCACTGTTCTGGACCCTGGAACTTCGGTCCGGGGAACTCGTCGTCGACTTCGGCGACGGGGCAGTTGGTGTCGCAGGTCGAACATTTATAGCAGTTGTCCGCGCCCGGCCGGAGGTCCATCTCCTCGGCCTCGGGGAACACCTGAATCGGTTCGAACTCGTCGCTCGCGTCGTCGGTGGGGTTGTCTGCGTCGCTCATCGAATCACCTCGTCTACCGCCTCGCCCGCATGGGTTCCGGCGACGTAGCCCGTCGCGAGCGAGACGCCGCTGCCGGATTTCTCGGCCGCGTAATCGTAGCCGCCGAGTACCGAACCGGCCGCTCGCAGGTTCCGGAACTCCGGCTTGCCGTCGGCGTCGAGCGGCCGCAACTCGCCATCGGCGGACAGGCCGAACCGCGCGTAGGGCTGCTCGTCGAAGACGCCGTCGACGAACCACTCGTACCGGTCGTCGGCGTGGGAAACGTGACAGTCAAAGATCGGTTCGTACACTCGCTGGCGCTCGGACTGGACGCCTTTTCCGACCAGCCCGCCCGTCGCGAGGACGTACTGGGTGGCCCGGTGGGGGACCTGGGCACCGTTTCGGTCGACGACGACGTGGTCGATCCGATCTTCGCTGGCCCCTGCCGTCTCGTACTCGACCACGGGAACGCCCGAGGTGACCCGCACGCCAGCGTCCTCGAGCGCATCGTACAACAGGTCCTCGAGCCGGATCCCCGGCAGACTCGGCGGCCCCATCGGGACCTCGAAGACGTCGACGCCGAGTCCATCCGCGAGGTCCGTCCGGACCTCGTCGGCGTGTTCGTCGCCAAGGAGTGCGGGAAAGCCGACGCGAGCTTCGCCCTCGAGGTGTCCCTCGACGGCTTCGATCAGCGCCGCTCGCACGCCGATTTCACCGGCGTCGACCGCGATTGCTTCGTCGACGTCGAGCAGGTGGGCGTACCGCGTCACCTTCGCGTCGTCCCGTCGAATGCCGGGGAACGAACACGTCGCGCCGCGAACGTCGAACGGGACGCCAGCAGCCTCGAGATGGGCCGCAGCCAGCGGGGCGTCGAACCCCGGCAGCGTCTCGAAGCCGACGAGCAAGACATCTCGACGGTCGCTTGCGAGGCCGGGGGCCGTCGCCGTCGGGTAGCGGGCTGTCGGCTTGATCGTCCCGGCTGCCGTCGGCACGAGCGCGTTGGCGTCGGTGTGAGAGCCGGCGTACGCCGCACCCGCCAGCTCGTCGAAGAAAGCCAGTGCCTTACGAATCGCCGCTTCTCCGACGAGCCGATAGGGATGGCTGTCGGGCAGGCTCTCGAGTGCGTCGTACGGATTGGTGAGCGGTCCGTCGTCGGTCGGCGCGTACCCGAGAACGTCGATCAGGCCGCTGGCGTGGCGCAGCGTGCTCTGTTTGTACGTCACCAGCCGCACACGGACGTCACGCTCGGCTGCGGCCAGGGCGGCGGTCGCACCCGCG of Natrarchaeobaculum sulfurireducens contains these proteins:
- a CDS encoding anaerobic glycerol-3-phosphate dehydrogenase subunit C; the encoded protein is MSDADNPTDDASDEFEPIQVFPEAEEMDLRPGADNCYKCSTCDTNCPVAEVDDEFPGPKFQGPEQWRLKRQDDHDIDESVMKCSNCMRCDSACPSSVPLSQMHNTARGEYVENHMSKFSREYVRNRILANYRRLAPLAATFPRTANFVMGLSITRWLGEKTLGITSEREFPAFATETFRDWWRKRGGAKVQNEDQKIAYFHGCYSNYNTPEVAKALVRVYEHFGYEVLVPPQSCSGTPMFANGMLEDARRAAETNVRELAAALEDGADVIASCSSCSMSIRQEYPELFDFEDTEDVAANTWDALEYLRVHEDLEGELEGASVEGFDDFAYHAPCHARNQGLDGQTVELLDVIDGVDAHDVGDSCSGISGTYGWKAENYETSMKIGEEMFDHMDTADAETGLTECPTCSMQMEHGTGYEIRHPLEVLEAALFSDRPETA
- the glpB gene encoding glycerol-3-phosphate dehydrogenase subunit GlpB, with product MAIEDDVLVIGGGLAGATAALAAAERDVRVRLVTYKQSTLRHASGLIDVLGYAPTDDGPLTNPYDALESLPDSHPYRLVGEAAIRKALAFFDELAGAAYAGSHTDANALVPTAAGTIKPTARYPTATAPGLASDRRDVLLVGFETLPGFDAPLAAAHLEAAGVPFDVRGATCSFPGIRRDDAKVTRYAHLLDVDEAIAVDAGEIGVRAALIEAVEGHLEGEARVGFPALLGDEHADEVRTDLADGLGVDVFEVPMGPPSLPGIRLEDLLYDALEDAGVRVTSGVPVVEYETAGASEDRIDHVVVDRNGAQVPHRATQYVLATGGLVGKGVQSERQRVYEPIFDCHVSHADDRYEWFVDGVFDEQPYARFGLSADGELRPLDADGKPEFRNLRAAGSVLGGYDYAAEKSGSGVSLATGYVAGTHAGEAVDEVIR
- a CDS encoding Cdc6/Cdc18 family protein; amino-acid sequence: MNLQDRIDRRRSAHQEQSIVVDWTHLSPVVHRPEPIGRGPVLEQLLDALEPVFDDELPDPVAIVGPPGSGTSAIVTALFDALDDRLGDSSRPIETTTRAGDASPSTSFVAIDARRVESAFAFYRTLLSALSSTPVPESGIGTGELRDRLRERFDRPDRRAVVAIDHHDEPETLAYDRARTLLEPVAEHVSTVAVGQREPEGWTGETVLVPAYRHHELVDVLTDRASTGLAAGVLDHELVRDLAVWADGNAHDGLAALFTAGFVATEAEADRIDTEHVQKAMAAVPNESVHVDRALAVSKTRQQVLLELVSVEARDRPIREVAAAISDRSDLTTGTVKRFLYELADRGVIERVQLPGSGSGRRPSTVEPRFPTTVFQSLSSRPATDIAGY